The Arachis ipaensis cultivar K30076 chromosome B07, Araip1.1, whole genome shotgun sequence genomic interval TGTCCATAACCTAAATGGTTAGGAATCGGAATGGGCATTtactcaaaaaaattatttatccttttataataattttaaggGAGAGATTGAGCCAAAAAGTGACTTTTTAATTGACAAATACTAATTTTCTTATTTGTGTATATGTTGATTTTCAAGtcttaatcatttttatttttattattcttattgaaCAATTAAATTAGATgcattattttaaaattcaatcatGCTAGATAATTAACTAGGATACTAATTAACTACAACTAActattatttcaaaatttattcttattctctttctctaacacttctttttctcttttttcttcttgctcttcttcctcattttttttttcatctgaTTGTCATAttttttgatgattttttgttatattttgaattatcttttttgttagattttatatgtttcttttctttatgttttggatattttttttttaggttttggaTGTTCTATTTTAAAATGGTTTTGGATATTCTTTCTTGAATtggttttggatattttttttgttagattttaaATGTTATTTTTGTCATCAAATTTTAGATGTTCTTTTTCaatgattttggttgtttctttTTATCAAGTTTTGGATGTTTCTTATGTTCTTCGTCTAGCGTCACTGTTCCTCGCCTAGAATCATCGTTCATTTCTAGAATAACACCGCTTTGCAGCCTAAAAAATACTCTTTTACCATCGAATACGCTGTTCCCGTCTCTAGCCACAACTTTTCGCAAATTTTTTTTCTAAGATAACgtgatatttatttattaaaataaaataaataagagatgaGGGTCCACCTTGGACAACCATACAGCAATGTAATAAAGGGAATTCCAAGCAATTAGCATTTTTTTAACTAAAGCATGACTAAACACACAACTAAACACATATTACGTCTCATTTGTCTTTTGCACCTCCTCCATGAACTCATGCGATGAAGTTATAATCGAATCTGGTGAAGTACTTTTATTTTCAAAGACAAAAAGGTTCCTCGCGATCCAAATTTTTCATAGAATAACTGCTGCCAGTGCTGAGTTCTTCCTCCAATGGTGTCTTCATCTTGCTCCTTCCATGAACTGGCTCCATCGCTTCCAAAATTCTCCTGAGCTGTTTTGCATCAGGTAAGCTCCTAAATCTGACTTCTGCCAAACTTCTTGTGACCTTGGACAATCAATAAAGCAGTGATTTACAGTTTTTCCCAAATTGTTGCATCTAGGGCAGATATCTAGGACTGTTGGTATCCTTTCGTGAAGTCGAGTACGAACTGGGATGCCGTCATGAAGGGCCTTCCACAGGAAAACTTTAATCTTCGGCGGACATTGAAGTTCCCACAAAGAATTCCAGAGTCGCTTTTCCCTGCACAAATCGGGTAATTGGCTGATTGGAGAATGCACCATTTGAAAAGCTGTATTATAGCCGGAAGCCACCGTGAACCTACCGTCCCTCTCATTTTTCCAGGTAATCCGATCTTCTCCAACTTCCATAATAGTAGTTTGTAAGATTTCTTATGCAATTTCTGGATTGAAATTATTTCTGATTATATCCTCCTTCCACTATCTATTATGAAATCCAAATCAAATTTGGGTCTGTAGCTGTTTGCTGTTGTTCGGATATTGACTTCACATTTTTAAGCCACCAATCCTCCATAATTCTAATCTGACTGCCTCGTCCCATTTGCCAATGAGTACCTTGTTTGATAATTTTTCTTCCTTCTAGTAAGCTTCTCTAGGCCCAAGAAGGATTTTGCCCTGTATCAGCCCGTAGGAAAgaagaaaatttaaaatatttgcttTTGTAAATTCTGCTGATTAGAGAATTAGGTTTCGTGATGATTCTCCAGCCTTGTTTAGCCAACATGGCTAGATTAAATGCTTTCAGGTCTTTAAAGCCTAATCCTCCATACTTATTTTCTCTGCAAATTATATCCCACCTGATCTATTGTAATCTTCTTTCCGACCCCTTTTGCCCCTACCAGAAATTTATCATCTTTCTCTGAATCTCGTCTAGCAGTGTGTCCGAGAGCTTGAAATAGCTCAAAGTGTAGATCAGAACAGCCGTAGCTACTGCTTTAATTAAAACCTCTCTCCCACTGACCGACAATAATGATCGCTTCCAAGCCTGTAGTTTCTTATCAACTTTCTCCTTTATAAAGTTAAAGGTCTGAGTTTTTTATCTATTAATCACTGTTGGCAATCCCAAATACTTATTTTGTCTGCCTACGTGTGGAATCTGAAGTAATTGAGATAAGAATTCTCTGTTCAGACTAGGAATGTTCTTGCTATAGAAAATAGATGACTTAGAGAAATTAATTGTCTGCCCACTAATATTACCATAGCACTCCAGTATCTCCATCAGCTTGTTGCATTCTACCCATTTGTCTTGCAAAAGAGAATGGAATCATCTACAAAGAATAAGTGGCTGACTATAGGGCATCTACCGTTGAGTCTTAAACCTGAGATTTCTCTCCTCTGTTTTCCTCTGTTGAGCAGATAGGAAAGTCCTTCTACACAAAGTAGAAAAAGGTAGGGGGAGAGGGGATCACCTTGTCGCAATCCCCTATATGGTTTGAAAAAACCATATGGTTGTCCATCCACAGTAACAGAGTAGGACACTGTGGTAACACACTCCTTAATCCAGTCCACCCATTTCTTGCAAAAACCAAGCTTCTTCATAATCTCCCAAACAAAAGACCATTCAACTCTGTCGTAAGCCTTACTCATATCGAGTTTTACTGCCATCTCATAGTCtccataatttttatttttcagaaaatGCATAAGTGCAATTAGGATGTTATCACTAATCAGGCGCCCTTTAATAAAGGCACTCTGATTATTACTAATAATTTTATCCAACATACCCTGCATTATATGAACAAGAATCTTGGAAATAATCTTGTAGAAGACACTGCTAAGGCTAATCGAACGAACCTGGGTCATGGATTCTGTATTTGGCACCTTTGGGATTAGACATATATGAGTATGATTCATTGCTCACAGCATCCTTCTCCCTGCAAAGAAACTCTTTATGGCAGCATTTAGATCCTCTTTAATTATCTCCTAGAAGTGTTGGTAAAATTTAGCAGTGAACCCATCATCACCTGGGGCAGAGAATGCATTGATAGAAAATgttgcttttttttatttcttcttctgtTAATCGTCTAGTaagttttttatttgtttcttcatCCACCTTAGCCTCCACGTCCTCTAGTTCGCCCGTGGCTGGTCTGGAGTTTGAAGATGTGAACAATTTTTGAAAGTACTCAGTAGCAATTTGAGCTATACCCACCGTGTCTGATCTGAAATTTTCATTACCGTCTTGCAGCCTATAAACTTTATTTTTTCGTTTCCGAGTTTGAGCCTTGGCATGAAAAAATTTGGTATTTTGATCACCCAATTTCAACCATTGAATTCTGGATTTTTCTCTCCAATATCTCTCCTCTTGTAAATAGGCCTCGGATAACTCCTCCTCTAATTGAAGAATCTTTATTCTGTCTGCTTCTGTgcctttgagtttttcttgttctaTTTTGATTCTTAATTCTGAAATTTCCTTTTGAGAGTTGTTTGAACTAGATTTTTGCCATTCCACTAGTCCATGTCTACATTTCTTCAATTTGGAAAAGAACTTGAACATTGGAGAGCCTTCAAATTGTGAGTGTCAAGCTTCTTCCACAATATGTCGAACCTCCTCACTATCACACCACCTTTCTTGGAACCGAAACCTTCTCTTAGTTTTATGTACCTCTCTATCTGCCATTAATAAAAGCGAACGGTGGTCAGAACCCGAGTCTTCTAGGTGAAGAACTGCTGCTCTCGAATAATCTGTTCGAAACTGGAGAGAAGAAAGGCATCTGTCTATCCTTTCCTGGATAAGATTCTCTCCGTATTGTTGATTACTCCAGGTGAACTTCCTTCCTTCATATCCCAAATCCACTAACTCCCCatcattaataaaattattaaacgCCTTAATTGATGCAGCTGATTTCCTGCGTCCCCATTCCTTTTCATGAGAAGCGGATATGGCATTAAAATCTCCTATCACAAGAAAGTAAGGGCTTGCTGGCCTCTTAATATCCAGGATTCGTTGATACTGGGCTGAACGAATGCTCTCTTCACAATGTAAATGAACTGCCATTACTTCCCATCATTTTTTATTGGCAATGTCTACCCAATCAAAGTGGATGAAAAAGTCATCACTAGATCATACTGAAATTCTACTATCCTCCTTCCAAGCTAGTGCCAAACCTCCAGAACCTCCTCTCGGATCGACACAATAAACCTGCTGATATCCAACTTTGTTGCAGTGGCTAGTTACATTCAAGGTAATATTTTTTGTTTCGCATAAAAATATTACCTCGGGGGAATGGGATCTACAGATCCCTTGTATGTTGTGAACTGTCAGGGGATTCTCCATATCCCGACAGTtccacatcatcatcttcatgGATCCTTGGGTGCTAAATGTGGGGTGGCACCCTCTCCCTCTTCAGCAATGCTAGCTTCATCCTCTGCTGAGCATATCTTCTTTTTTCTGGCAGTCATGGTTTCTCCCTAGGGCCCTCTTTAGCTTCCGGTCACCTTCAAGAATTTTCTCCGGGCTAGTTGTTTCAAGTTCTGTCCCTTCTTCCCATTCGTGGTGCTTCCGAACACAAATCCTTCCCCTTCTCTCCCCATTCCCAAGTCTCCACTTCCTTCTCGGTAGTTTTCTAAAATTCGTTTTTCCTTCGTTGGCTGCATTCCTTGGAATAGTTGGAGTTTTGGTAAGTGTTCATTCTACACTATTCGGTCTTTACTCATTACCTCTTCTCCTTCATTTTTCTTCTGATGTTGCTGTGACTGCATTGACAAACTAGCCAAACTCCTGATCAGATTCACTGGAATAGGCTTTGTAATCTTGTTTTATCTACTCTTCTCATTTATCGGCACCTTAGAGTCAAAATTGTCTTCTGTGTGATTCTCTCTTCTACCTGATTGATCTGATTTCAGCCATTCGTCCCATCTTTCttccttaacctctccttttaaaGAATCATCAAGTTGAAAACTGTACATCCTTGCCTCGTGTCCCACATAGCCACAATAGTTGCAAAGGTTCCCTATCCGTTCATACTTCAAACCAACTTCCAGTACCTTTTTATTTGGGCCGACTATACGCAGGGCTCTTTTAATCGGTCTAGTGATATCTAGAGTGACTTGTACCTTAACTATGATGTGTTCTTTGCCTCGAACTTGGAAGATATCCACATCCAGAACCTCCCCAAAAGAGCATTTGAGCTTCCATCCTAAGTCCTTCGTTTTGTAGTGCTCCGGTAGCCCCCAAAATTGAACCTACATCGGGACATAGGTGAAATCTAGATCTCCAATATGTTCGTCCTCCTTCCaccattttaaatttaaaatataattcttGAAAAGCCATGGTGCACCCCGTTCAATTCTTATGACATCTTTTTCATCTTGAAAGAAGAATTGGAACACATTCCCGCCATGATCAATTACCTTGAATCCTTCTGGTTGTCACCAAATTGCTTGCATTGCTGGTTCTATTGTTCCTACTGAAAACTGCTTGTCTGCTCAAAGTCTCCCCACCAAGCTTCTGGAACATCTTTCTACCCCTACTTGAATATCTTTCTCCTCTACGACTATGATTGGGTCTTCATCATCCTGTTTTGTACGTTGACCTGAATCTGAGAAAGCAGCATTCGCTGCCATGATTGTGATCTATGTGACACACTTGATAATTGAGCATGTCAAATTGTGAAATTAGGATTACTTCCCAAAAATCCTAGTAGAGCATAGAAAAAACCCTATGGATCACTTTTTTATATGTCGTATATATAATATGTCGTAGGGGTTGATTGATTTACTTAACTTTTCGCAAATTCGAATGTTcgttttaatgattttgaatgtttttttttgttaaattttaaatgttctttttcaataattttaaatatttttttattaaattttaaatgtttttttaattataaaattaNNNNNNNNNNNNNNNNNNNNNNNNNNNNNNNNNNNNNNNNNNNNNNNNNNNNNNNNNNNNNNNNNNNNNNNNNNNNNNNNNNNNNNNNNNNNNNNNNNNNNNNNNNNNNNNNNNNNNNNNNNNNNNNNNNNNNNNNNNNNNNNNNNNNNNNNNNNNNNNNNNNNNNNNNNNNNNNNNNNAGTTCGTTACTtagattttttctttaaaattttgtaaatttCAAACTAACTTTAATTTCCTATATTATTTCTTAAAAATATCACAGTAAATTGAATTAGACCTTAGAATACATTAGTATAATTTGTCCTTTTCGTTTTGATCAAGTCATAAGTCATTACCATTTTGATTTTTTGGTCAGAATCATGCATGCATGTGCTTCAAATCGATTTGATTGCTCCAAAGAAACATTCCACCCTAGCTAGCTATGTGCATCTTCATACACTGTACCATGACCAAAATGATTACCGTACGTCCTCTTCATCATTTATATATGCATAGGAACCCTACTAACTACTAAGTACTAACTACCTCGACCTCTTCTGCCCAATC includes:
- the LOC107606909 gene encoding uncharacterized protein LOC107606909; the encoded protein is MAANAAFSDSGQRTKQDDEDPIIVVEEKDIQVQFWGLPEHYKTKDLGWKLKCSFGEVLDVDIFQVRGKEHIIVKVQVTLDITRPIKRALRIVGPNKKVLEVGLKYERIGNLCNYCGYVGHEARMYSFQLDDSLKGEVKEERWDEWLKSDQSGRRENHTEDNFDSKVPINEKSR